The following are encoded together in the Oncorhynchus masou masou isolate Uvic2021 chromosome 5, UVic_Omas_1.1, whole genome shotgun sequence genome:
- the LOC135540072 gene encoding draxin-A, producing MMSSSWCLPLALLFSTLAVSHSAEPGSTHAKRRLAQPSPGSGNALQYPDQGFQSHGHGHVRERGVGHGGQGSRGAKASSGAGLLSRRPLHPAARPEDDGTGLEGLNPVRLEMGPVGREQEKGRGGFRNPSHARENHPLGPRKGRGQGHGHHFDQRRHGGRRDKGRLTKGFLPEPELGSVLKNRDLSEEGSVSSAAAAASSHKLTPPTEPPSPIYVVFGSGSYAVSTVMSEHLPTLPPASTKPQKSSRGKMQGEVMPTLDMTLFDWTDYEDMKPVDAWPSSRKKDKRRSKNLSSGNVTVDTDAIEPCDHHLDCLPGSCCDLRQHECKPHNRGLNNKCYDDCMCEEGFRCYAKFHRKRRVTRRRGRCVVPESANSDQGAFITV from the exons ATGATGTCTTCCTCCTGGTGTCTGCCTCTGgctctcctgttctccactctggCTGTTTCACACAGCGCTGAACCTGGCTCCACACATGCAAAGAGGAGACTGGCACAGCCCTCGCCAGGCAGTGGCAATGCCCTCCAGTACCCTGATCAGGGCTTCCAGAGTCACGGGCATGGGCACGTTAGGGAGCGTGGAGTGGGGCATGGTGGTCAGGGGTCCCGTGGTGCCAAAGCCAGTTCTGGGGCTGGGCTTCTCTCCCGCAGGCCCCTGCACCCCGCAGCTCGGCCTGAGGATGATGGGACGGGTCTGGAGGGCCTGAACCCGGTGAGACTGGAGATGGGTCCTGTGGGCAGGGAGCAGGAGAAGGGTCGTGGGGGCTTCAGGAACCCGTCTCATGCCCGAGAGAACCACCCTCTGGGGCCACGCAAGGGGAGGGGCCAGGGGCATGGGCACCACTTTGaccagaggagacatggaggtCGGAGAGATAAGGGTCGGCTCACTAAAG GTTTTCTCCCTGAGCCTGAGCTGGGCTCTGTTCTGAAGAACAGGGATCTGTCTGAGGAGGGATCTGTCTCCTCCGCCGCTGCAGCCGCCTCCTCTCACAAATTGACCCCGCCCACTgaacccccctcccccatttACGTGGTCTTTGGCTCCGGCTCCTATGCGGTTTCCACGGTGATGAGCGAGCATCTCCCAACGCTGCCCCCAGCCTCCACCAAACCCCAG AAGTCTAGCCGGGGGAAGATGCAAGGAGAGGTGATGCCCACTCTGGACATGACTCTGTTTGACTGGACAGACTACGAGGACATGAAGCCAGTGGACGCCTGGCCATCTTCCAGGAAGAAAG ACAAGCGGCGCAGTAAGAACCTGAGCAGTGGCAATGTGACAGTGGACACTGATGCCATCGAGCCATGTGACCACCATCTGGACTGTCTCCCAG GCTCCTGCTGTGACCTGAGACAACACGAGTGTAAGCCTCACAACCGGGGCCTCAACAACAAGTGCTATGATGACTGTATGTGCGAGGAAG GGTTCCGTTGCTATGCCAAGTTCCACCGGAAGCGTCGAGTGACCAGGCGAAGGGGCCGCTGCGTAGTGCCAGAGTCAGCCAACAGTGACCAGGGTGCCTTCATCACAGTGTGA
- the LOC135540073 gene encoding type-1 angiotensin II receptor-associated protein-like isoform X2 — MEIPAVNLKAIVLMHWLLTIWGCMAWLPPSYAWGNFSVLAVGVWAIAQRDSIDAVLMFLIGIAVTILTDIIHFGIYYPLAEGLAERNRDTFRFSAGMAILGLLLKPVSCFFVYQMYRERGGDYNVNFGFPSVTRNRDAYQSIDQQDQSTSSANPFNQAEGTKPGPPHSY, encoded by the exons ATGGAAATTCCTGCCGTAAACCTCAAG GCCATAGTACTAATGCACTGGCTCCTGACCATCTG GGGCTGCATGGCCTGGCTACCCCCCTCCTATGCCTGGGGGAACTTCAGTGTCCTGGCTGTGGGTGTGTGGGCCATCGCTCAGAGGGACTCCATCGACGCTGTACTTATG TTTCTCATTGGGATTGCAGTGACGATACTGACGGACATCATCCATTTTGGGATCTACTATCCGCTGGCTGAGGGTCtagcagagaggaacagggacACGTTCCGCTTCAGTGCGGGCATGGCCATCCTGGGCCTGCTACTCAAACCTGTCTCTTGCTTCTTCGTCTACCAAATGTACAGAGAACGTGGAGGAGATTACAATGTCAACTTTG GCTTCCCCAGTGTAACACGAAACAGAGATGCTTACCAGTCCATTGACCAGCAGGACCAGTCCACCAGCTCGGCCAACCCTTTCAACCAGGCCGAGGGCACCAAACCTGGACCACCACACTCCTACTGA
- the LOC135540073 gene encoding type-1 angiotensin II receptor-associated protein-like isoform X1, whose amino-acid sequence MEIPAVNLKAIVLMHWLLTIWGCMAWLPPSYAWGNFSVLAVGVWAIAQRDSIDAVLMFLIGIAVTILTDIIHFGIYYPLAEGLAERNRDTFRFSAGMAILGLLLKPVSCFFVYQMYRERGGDYNVNFAGFPSVTRNRDAYQSIDQQDQSTSSANPFNQAEGTKPGPPHSY is encoded by the exons ATGGAAATTCCTGCCGTAAACCTCAAG GCCATAGTACTAATGCACTGGCTCCTGACCATCTG GGGCTGCATGGCCTGGCTACCCCCCTCCTATGCCTGGGGGAACTTCAGTGTCCTGGCTGTGGGTGTGTGGGCCATCGCTCAGAGGGACTCCATCGACGCTGTACTTATG TTTCTCATTGGGATTGCAGTGACGATACTGACGGACATCATCCATTTTGGGATCTACTATCCGCTGGCTGAGGGTCtagcagagaggaacagggacACGTTCCGCTTCAGTGCGGGCATGGCCATCCTGGGCCTGCTACTCAAACCTGTCTCTTGCTTCTTCGTCTACCAAATGTACAGAGAACGTGGAGGAGATTACAATGTCAACTTTG CAGGCTTCCCCAGTGTAACACGAAACAGAGATGCTTACCAGTCCATTGACCAGCAGGACCAGTCCACCAGCTCGGCCAACCCTTTCAACCAGGCCGAGGGCACCAAACCTGGACCACCACACTCCTACTGA